The Thalassomonas actiniarum genome contains the following window.
CGGCCAGTCGAGCAGGGTCAACAACCCCAGCATAATGCTGCCGGCGCAAAAGCAGGTGACCATAGGCAGCACCACCCAATGAAACCTGCCAAAGGCGATGGCGAGAATAAAGATGATAAAAGCCAGCACGCCTACGCTGAAGGTGGTCAGGTCATGGGCAATATAATCGATGGAATCGGCAGTGATCATGGGAATACCGCCAAGGAAAATATCGGCGCCGCCCCTGTGCTGGTCCAATACCTGGCGTACCCCGGCGATCATCTCTTTGAGCTGTTGCTGCAAGCTGGCGGTATAATGGTAAAACTCTTTCGATACCTGCTCCAGCTGCGCCTGCTCCACAGGTGTTAATGCCTGCTTAAGTTGTTTTTCCCGTAAGCCGTTGCGCTCTGTCAGTAAGCGGTAGTATTTCTCGTTTCGGGTAATATTGACCTGCAGCCCGGTGGTTTGGCCGTCTTCGCTGATCAGCATGTTTTTATACAGGGGGCTGGAGATAAACTCCTTACGGGCAAGCTCTGTATCCAGTCCCGGGGTCGATAAGGTGCGGATACCGTCTTGTAATTGATCCAGAGTGATGCGCGGGCTGTTGATTAACGGCACATCCCAGATGCTGACGACGGATGATACGCCGTTAATGGCGGCGAGTTTATCCCTGAGCTGTTTGAGATCGTCGAGTACGGCTTGGGAAAACAAATCTTTTTTCGGGGAGTAAGTGACAAACAGGTAGTCATCGGAGCCGTACCTGGCTTTAATGCCACGATAATATTTCAGCGATTGATCATTTTCCAGGATCAGGGTATCGGCAGAAGCATCCAGGCGTATGCCCGGGGCATAATAGGTAAAGGCGAGCACCACCAGGGCGATCACTGCTAAGGTTGTTTTTGGCCGGTCTATGATAAAGCGTTCGTAATAGGCAGAGATCGAAAACACCATATCCTTCTCCAGATTTGTTATTAAAGCTTGAACGTTGGTCGGCTTGGTTCTTTTTATCAGTTGTACTTATTGACTTGGGAAAAAACACTGCGCTAAAAGGCGATATCTGTATTTGAATTAACTTCGATTTCAGTCCCTTACTCTAGTTTTAACTATAGTAAATAACATGAATTTAGCGCTGTATTTTCCCGGGAAGCTTGATGAAATATTTCTGTTCAGGCTAGGCTTTAGCTTTATAAATCATAAAAATCAACTGGTTACTTAAGGCGGGGGAGATGGAAAAGAGCAGGGCAGGAAAATCTGCTCTTTTCGGGTTAAGTGATTGGCTTATTCACTTAAGACAGGCCTTAGCCGACAGCTTTATTATAAGAATACGCTGACATTAAATGCTTTGCCGTTGTCAATTAATGCTACCGAATAGTTGACCGGGATAGAGTTGCTGATATCCGGACCGTCAACATGTAACTGGGCGGCGCACTGGTAAGCTAAGGTATGCTGATCCATGTCTGTGGTATTGATGGCTTTTAAAGTTAAATTTAAATCTGAAGCCTCTGAGGATGTCAGATGTTTGAGAATTTCTTTTTCTGACAATTCAATCACTAATTCGGTAACTTCACTGCTGTAACATTGCGGCGTTTGCGCCGGCATTAACTGCCAAACCAGGCCAAAAAGCAATCCTAACGCGAGTAAGGGAGAGGCGATAATGCCGGGTGTTGAGGTAAACATTGCCGGCAGGCCGGGCCAGATTTTTTCTTGTTGCGTAATAAAACGGAAATAATCATAATTGGCCAGCTGGGCGCATATTGCCGCAGGGACAATCCAGTAGGCGATGCTGGCCAGCTTGGTTTCCAGGGTCATTTCGATTATAAAGACCAGACAACTCCACAGCCAGGTCAGTGCCAGCAGCAAGGCGCCTTTATGCCACATCTTTTTGCCGAAATAATAAAAAGGACCGAATAAAAAGGCGAACAGGTTGAAGCTGATTTTCTGCCTTTGTTTAAACGGCAAGGCTTTAAAGCCATCTCCCCCGGCGGCCTGAAAGATAAACTGTTTATCCGCACCGATTTTTTCCAGCAGTGCGAACCTGGTCCGCCATTTATCCGAAACCTGATATTCTGAGCTGTTATCGTCTAAGCCTGGTTCAGCCATAAGTCTTCCTTTGGTTAATATAAAGCCCGCCTGCTTTTCATGGTGTTATTATATTGGCTAAGTTGTTTAAATTTAAAGTGATTTCAGTATACATGCTTTTTAACATTTAACCCGGTGTTTTACGGGAAAATTCGGCCATGGCAAAGTCCAGGAAACAGCGGACTTTTCTCGGCACATACTGGCGGTGCGGATAGATGGCAAACAGGCCGAATTCCAGTGTGGTACATTCGGGTAACACCTGCACCAGCCGGCCATCTTTGAGGGCATCGTCAACAATAAAGGCGGGGATCATGCCGATGCCGCCGCCGGCAATGGCAATCTCCCGTACCGCCTGCGGGCTGTTGACCGAAATATGGGAGCAGACATTGACGGTATGGGCAACTCCCTGCGGTGAGATGATCGGCCATTGCTTGCCGATACGAAAATTACTGTCAATGATGCAGCTGTGGGCAGCGATTTGCTCCGGTGTTGTTGGCACTCCCTGTTGTTTGATATAGGCGGGGGAGGCGCATAATAATAGCGGAAAGCTGCCCAGCTGGCGGGCGATCATGGTGGAGTCGTCAACACCGCCGATACGGATACGCACATCTATGCCTTCTTCGAGCATATCTATGGTGCTGTTGGTCAGACGCAGCTCGACCTGCAAATCCGGGTATAGCCGTAAAAACTTCGGCAGCAGCGGCGACAGGGTTTTTTCACCGAAAGTCACCGGGGCGCTCAGGCGTAATAAACCCCGCGGACTGGTTTGCTCGCCGGTCACCTTGTCTACCATAGCCGTGTATTGCTCCAGCAGATCCAGCGCCTGCTGGTAATAACTGCGCCCGGCTTCGGTTAACGCCAGCTGGCGGGTGGTGCGGTTAAACAACCGGGTGCCTAAATGCTTCTCCACTTCCCCGACATATTTGCTGACCAGGGCTTTCGACATGCCCAGACGCTCGCCGGCGGCGGTGAAAGAGCCGGTTTCTACCACGGCAACCACGGTTTTCATGCCATCCAGGGTATCCATCTTTAAACCTTATCCTGTTACCTGTTTATACCCAAGTTTACTACTGTCAACGTTTTGTTGACAAGTATTCAATATGAAGGATGTTTATCAATAAATATCCCTGTTTAATAATACCCCCATCGCAGCACAGCTGCTTTTTAACAAGCTGAAGCGGATATTCCAGCTATCAGTCACAGGAGATTTTGAATGAGCAAAATTGAAATTTATACCCGGCCCGGATGCGGTTATTGCACTCATGCCAAGCGGTTGTTGGCGGGACAAGGGCTAAGTTTTGTCGAATATGACGTCTATCAGCATCCCCAATACCTGGCCCGGATGCAGCTGCGTACCCCGGGCAACACTTATCCCCAGATATTGATAAACGATGTCGCCATCGGGGGGTTTAGCGAATTACTGGCCATGCAGGAAAGCAAGTTACTGCCGGGCTGCTAGTTGAACATAAACGAACGATTTTTATTGTAAAGCGCTTTGAAAAGCGTATTAAACAGGAGATTTCCCATGAATACCCTAAACAAGTTATTAGACAACAAAACAAGCTTTAAAAACCATCTAATTACCGCTGCCGGGGTCTTGGCCCTTGCCATTGCCGGTATTAGCCATGCCCGGGCTTCACAAACGCTGCACAAAACCATAGAAGTTGCAGGGCAGCAGATTTTTTACCGCGAAGCCGGCGATAACAATGCACCGACCATAGTGTTATTACATGGTTTCCCTACCTCGTCGCATATGTACCGTAACCTGATCCCAGAGTTGGCGCAGGACTATCATGTGATCGCCCCGGACTATCCCGGTTTCGGCAACAGCTCGATGCCGGCAGTGGATGAATTTGAATACAGTTTTGATAACCTGGCAAAGATCACCGACGCATTTTTAACTAAGGTCGGCGCCGAAGAATATAGCTTATATGTGATGGACTATGGCGCGCCGGTAGGTTTCAGGATTGCCGCGGCACATCCCGAACGGGTACAGGGGTTAATCGTACAAAACGGTAATGCCTATGATGAAGGGCTGCGGGATTTCTGGAAACCGATCAAGGCCTACTGGCAAGATAAAAGCCCGGCAAACGCCAAAGTACTGAAAGACTCCTTGTTAACGATAGAAGCGACCCAGTGGCAATATACCAATGGCGCCCGCAACAAGGAAACCATCAGTCCGGATAACTGGATTGTCGATCAGGCCAAGCTCGACCGTCCCGGCAACAAAGCAATACAGCTGGAGTTATTTTATTCCTACGGCACAAACCCGGCCTTGTATCCACAGTGGCAGGCCTATTTCAGAAAGCACCAGCCGCCGACATTACTGGTATGGGGTAAAGGGGACTATATCTTCCCGGAAGAAGGCGCACATCCGTACAAGCGTGATTTGAAAAAACTGGACTTTCATATCCTGGATACCGGACATTTTGCCCTGGAAGAAGACGGTGATGTGATTGCCGGTTTGATCCAGAGCTTTATGAAAAACAAAGTGCTGGCCAAATAAACTTGCCGGTTGATGTTAATGGTAATCCTTGCTGTCTCAGCCGGGGTTGCCAGATTTTTTCGATGCAAGCCAAGCACTACGGTTATGTAGTTAAGTTGGCAATAGTTATACTGGCCGGGAGATCATAAGCCATGACAGATATTAAAGATAACCCCGAAAACAGCTCTCCTTTTCATAAGGGAGAGCAGGCGCTGCAAAGCAGGATGGGGGTGAGGGAGCAGATGGAGCGTTTTGGCCGCCGGGTGATCCGCGATTATATGCCGGACCAGCACCGGCGTTTTTATCAGCAGTTGCCTTATCTTTTTGTCGGCCACGGTGATAAGGATGGTTGGCCCTGGGCTTCGATGCTGTTCAATCAGCCGGGTTTTATCACCTCCCCCGACGATAAAACCTTAAACATCAATAGCCGGCCGGTAAAGGGGGATCCGCTGCAAAAAGCGATGAACACCGGCGCCCATCTGGGACTTTTGGGCATTGAGCTTAATACCCGCAGGCGCAACCGCCTGGCGGCACATATTATACAAACAGGTGAGCAGGGGGTCACTCTCGCCGTCGACCAGGCCTTTGGCAATTGCCCGAAATATATCCGGCAAAGGGAACTGGACACCGGTATTGCCGATGACCTATTGCCGGCAACCGCGCATGGCTTTACCGGTTTAGATGACCAGGCCAGGGCACTGATTGAAACAAGCGATACCTTTTTCGTTGCCAGTTTTATCGAAAACCGGCAGGGAGAAGCCAGCGAAGGGGCGGATGTTTCCCACCGAGGCGGCGAAGCCGGTTTTGTCCGTGTCGATAATCACCTGAACCTGACCATACCCGATTATGCCGGCAATTTTCATTTTAATACCCTGGGTAATTTTGTGAACAATCCCAGAGCGGGTTTGCTCTTTATTGATTTTGAAAACGGCCATATGCTGACCCTGACCGGACGGGTGAAGCTCTTATTCGACAGCCCCGAGGTTGAAAACTTTCCCGGCGCCGAACGCTTGTGGACCTTTAACTTACACCTGGGCTATTGGCTGAGAAATGTCCTGGATTTGCGCTGGCAGCCACCGCAGCTTTCTGTGTTGTGAAACTGCCGGTAACTTAGGCGCATTTTTATTGTTTGGATTTTTTTAAATTATCTTGAACTAATTTTACCGGTGCCACTCTTATTAACCGAGAGACTTTTATTTCCCTTAGTGTTTCATGTTTTGTTTTATGTTTGACATAGCGCGTTTTGTTAACGCGCTTTTTTTTGTCTGAAATT
Protein-coding sequences here:
- a CDS encoding DUF2628 domain-containing protein, giving the protein MAEPGLDDNSSEYQVSDKWRTRFALLEKIGADKQFIFQAAGGDGFKALPFKQRQKISFNLFAFLFGPFYYFGKKMWHKGALLLALTWLWSCLVFIIEMTLETKLASIAYWIVPAAICAQLANYDYFRFITQQEKIWPGLPAMFTSTPGIIASPLLALGLLFGLVWQLMPAQTPQCYSSEVTELVIELSEKEILKHLTSSEASDLNLTLKAINTTDMDQHTLAYQCAAQLHVDGPDISNSIPVNYSVALIDNGKAFNVSVFL
- a CDS encoding LysR family transcriptional regulator: MDTLDGMKTVVAVVETGSFTAAGERLGMSKALVSKYVGEVEKHLGTRLFNRTTRQLALTEAGRSYYQQALDLLEQYTAMVDKVTGEQTSPRGLLRLSAPVTFGEKTLSPLLPKFLRLYPDLQVELRLTNSTIDMLEEGIDVRIRIGGVDDSTMIARQLGSFPLLLCASPAYIKQQGVPTTPEQIAAHSCIIDSNFRIGKQWPIISPQGVAHTVNVCSHISVNSPQAVREIAIAGGGIGMIPAFIVDDALKDGRLVQVLPECTTLEFGLFAIYPHRQYVPRKVRCFLDFAMAEFSRKTPG
- a CDS encoding glutaredoxin family protein, with product MSKIEIYTRPGCGYCTHAKRLLAGQGLSFVEYDVYQHPQYLARMQLRTPGNTYPQILINDVAIGGFSELLAMQESKLLPGC
- a CDS encoding alpha/beta fold hydrolase translates to MNTLNKLLDNKTSFKNHLITAAGVLALAIAGISHARASQTLHKTIEVAGQQIFYREAGDNNAPTIVLLHGFPTSSHMYRNLIPELAQDYHVIAPDYPGFGNSSMPAVDEFEYSFDNLAKITDAFLTKVGAEEYSLYVMDYGAPVGFRIAAAHPERVQGLIVQNGNAYDEGLRDFWKPIKAYWQDKSPANAKVLKDSLLTIEATQWQYTNGARNKETISPDNWIVDQAKLDRPGNKAIQLELFYSYGTNPALYPQWQAYFRKHQPPTLLVWGKGDYIFPEEGAHPYKRDLKKLDFHILDTGHFALEEDGDVIAGLIQSFMKNKVLAK
- a CDS encoding pyridoxamine 5'-phosphate oxidase family protein; protein product: MTDIKDNPENSSPFHKGEQALQSRMGVREQMERFGRRVIRDYMPDQHRRFYQQLPYLFVGHGDKDGWPWASMLFNQPGFITSPDDKTLNINSRPVKGDPLQKAMNTGAHLGLLGIELNTRRRNRLAAHIIQTGEQGVTLAVDQAFGNCPKYIRQRELDTGIADDLLPATAHGFTGLDDQARALIETSDTFFVASFIENRQGEASEGADVSHRGGEAGFVRVDNHLNLTIPDYAGNFHFNTLGNFVNNPRAGLLFIDFENGHMLTLTGRVKLLFDSPEVENFPGAERLWTFNLHLGYWLRNVLDLRWQPPQLSVL